In Nocardia sp. NBC_00403, one DNA window encodes the following:
- a CDS encoding UBP-type zinc finger domain-containing protein, translated as MTQQDLEGIDPSVAPSGTGCVECEAAQGWWVHLRRCAQCGHVGCCDTSPAQHASKHAEETSHPFIQSFEPGEDWFWDFRTEEMYSGGPELAAPTSHPADQPTPGPSGRVPADWQQHIH; from the coding sequence ATGACGCAGCAAGACCTGGAAGGGATCGACCCGAGCGTCGCACCGAGCGGAACCGGCTGCGTCGAATGCGAAGCGGCACAGGGCTGGTGGGTGCATCTGCGCCGCTGTGCCCAATGCGGCCACGTCGGCTGTTGCGACACCTCGCCCGCGCAGCATGCGTCCAAGCACGCCGAGGAAACCAGTCACCCGTTCATCCAGAGCTTCGAGCCGGGCGAGGATTGGTTCTGGGACTTCCGCACCGAGGAGATGTACAGCGGCGGACCGGAGCTGGCTGCGCCGACCAGTCACCCGGCCGACCAGCCGACACCGGGCCCGAGCGGGCGTGTTCCCGCCGATTGGCAGCAGCATATTCACTGA
- a CDS encoding SIMPL domain-containing protein, with the protein MRRNTRFTAAIAAAAGTAVLLSGCGKSDSGPDREVTVVGSGQVRGAPDTLNADLGVEVNADNVSAAINGANDKAKAISDAMVAVGMAREDVRTTEISIQPQYAGSPNGGNQTIIGYRATNSVHIVVRDLSKASAILDSGVKAGGNETRLRGVSFALDDDSRLLADARSRAFADAKSRAEQYAVLAGLKLTDVSTINEASSRDDNPKALRDGAPESFALEPGTQTVTFTVKVTWGLG; encoded by the coding sequence ATGCGACGAAACACGCGCTTTACCGCGGCCATTGCGGCTGCGGCGGGGACGGCTGTGCTGCTGTCCGGTTGTGGTAAATCCGATTCGGGACCCGACCGCGAGGTCACCGTGGTCGGGTCCGGTCAGGTGCGCGGTGCCCCGGACACCCTGAATGCGGATCTCGGGGTGGAGGTGAACGCCGACAACGTATCCGCGGCGATCAACGGTGCCAACGACAAGGCCAAGGCGATCTCCGACGCCATGGTGGCCGTGGGCATGGCCCGGGAGGACGTGCGCACCACCGAGATCTCCATCCAACCGCAATACGCCGGCAGCCCGAACGGCGGCAACCAGACCATCATCGGCTACCGAGCGACCAACTCCGTGCACATTGTGGTCCGTGACCTGTCGAAGGCCTCGGCGATCCTGGACAGCGGGGTCAAGGCGGGCGGCAACGAAACTCGACTGCGCGGTGTCTCTTTCGCACTCGATGACGATTCGCGATTGCTCGCCGACGCGCGCTCGCGTGCCTTCGCCGACGCGAAGTCGCGGGCCGAGCAATACGCGGTGCTTGCCGGGTTGAAACTGACGGACGTCAGCACCATCAATGAGGCAAGCAGCCGCGACGACAACCCGAAGGCACTGCGCGACGGGGCGCCGGAGTCCTTCGCCTTGGAGCCGGGCACCCAGACGGTGACTTTCACGGTGAAAGTCACCTGGGGCCTCGGCTGA
- a CDS encoding beta-ketoacyl-ACP synthase III produces MAARIAQYTGAEHTAILGLGVYRPARIVTNDEVAGPIDSSDEWIRTRSGIKTRRFASETETIQSMSVAAARDALESAGVEIDHVDCVIVATSTHLLLTPAAAPRIATELGMNGAAAFDVSAGCAGFCHGLALASDLVRGGTANHVLVIGVEKLTNTVNPTDRSTAFLFADGAGAVVVGPSDTVGIGPTVWGSDGTQHHAIRQDKDWMEFFAEIEEKGLDAVRPYMAMEGTAVFRWAAHSLEKVCRDAIDRAGLSTDDLDAMIPHQANGRIIEIMARVLKLPEHCALANDIEETGNTSAASIPLAMEALLRTGESKPGDTALLIAFGAGLSYAAQVVTLPKWQ; encoded by the coding sequence ATGGCTGCTCGAATCGCCCAGTACACCGGGGCAGAGCACACGGCGATCCTCGGGCTCGGCGTATACCGCCCCGCCCGGATCGTCACGAACGATGAGGTGGCGGGTCCGATCGACTCGAGCGACGAGTGGATCAGGACCAGGTCGGGAATCAAGACCCGAAGGTTCGCTTCGGAAACGGAAACGATCCAGAGCATGAGCGTCGCGGCCGCCCGCGACGCGCTCGAATCCGCAGGGGTCGAGATCGACCATGTCGACTGCGTGATCGTTGCTACGTCCACCCATCTATTGCTCACCCCGGCGGCCGCGCCGCGCATCGCCACCGAGCTCGGCATGAACGGCGCGGCGGCCTTCGACGTCTCCGCCGGTTGCGCCGGCTTCTGTCACGGGCTGGCGCTCGCCTCGGATCTGGTGCGCGGCGGCACCGCGAACCATGTGCTGGTGATCGGTGTGGAGAAGCTGACCAACACCGTCAATCCGACCGACCGCTCCACCGCATTCCTGTTCGCCGACGGTGCGGGCGCCGTGGTGGTCGGGCCGTCGGACACCGTCGGGATCGGCCCGACGGTGTGGGGTTCGGACGGCACCCAGCATCACGCGATCCGGCAGGACAAGGACTGGATGGAGTTCTTCGCCGAGATCGAGGAGAAGGGGCTCGACGCGGTCCGCCCCTACATGGCGATGGAAGGCACCGCGGTGTTCCGCTGGGCGGCGCATTCCCTGGAGAAGGTCTGCCGTGACGCCATCGATCGGGCGGGGCTGTCCACCGACGATCTGGACGCGATGATTCCGCACCAGGCCAACGGCCGGATCATCGAGATCATGGCCCGCGTACTGAAACTGCCGGAGCACTGCGCGCTGGCCAACGACATCGAGGAGACCGGCAATACGTCGGCCGCCTCGATTCCGCTTGCCATGGAGGCACTGCTGCGCACCGGTGAGTCGAAGCCGGGCGATACCGCGCTGCTCATCGCCTTCGGCGCGGGGCTTTCCTACGCCGCCCAGGTGGTCACACTGCCGAAATGGCAGTAG
- a CDS encoding GlsB/YeaQ/YmgE family stress response membrane protein produces MLGLGIIGWIIIGGLAGWIASKIMKTDAQQGILLNIVVGIVGGLLGGFLLKLLGVDVEGGGLWFSFFTCLAGAALLLFLVKLFTGRRA; encoded by the coding sequence ATGCTGGGACTCGGGATTATCGGCTGGATCATAATCGGCGGACTCGCCGGCTGGATTGCCAGCAAGATCATGAAGACAGATGCTCAGCAGGGCATCCTTCTCAACATCGTGGTCGGCATCGTCGGAGGTCTACTCGGTGGATTCCTGCTGAAGCTGCTCGGCGTCGACGTCGAGGGCGGCGGCCTCTGGTTCAGCTTCTTCACTTGCCTGGCCGGTGCGGCCCTTCTGTTGTTCTTGGTGAAGCTGTTCACCGGCCGTCGAGCCTGA
- a CDS encoding RNA polymerase sigma-70 factor, producing MSIRAAHRTGDHARLVRFRRRSPTTGGERSRVGSGTSGSVFPDGRARKQVWVEPDGLRQFQAHRPRLFALAYRMLGSASEAEDAVQEIYLRWDGTDRNTIRSAEAWLTTAVVNLCRSWLLSARARRDSYVGPWLPEPVPTAAGELGPLESVEERELVSLALLTAMERLSPVERAVFVLREAFDYAHREIADMLTLTETNSQQIFRRAGLRVREGRPRFDVPSDQARELIERFLKAARNGDVEALERMLAADATSTADGGDVVNTARRPIVGANNVARYLIGLFRWEVPGLEIAVQELNGSPAVVAWVAGDPLLVVDVETAGDTVTALRLIVNPEKLAYLGRVGGSPA from the coding sequence ATGAGCATTCGCGCTGCGCACCGCACCGGCGACCACGCCCGGCTCGTGCGTTTCCGGCGGCGGTCACCCACCACTGGCGGTGAGCGCTCTCGGGTCGGGTCGGGCACAAGCGGTAGCGTCTTCCCGGACGGCCGAGCGCGGAAGCAGGTGTGGGTGGAACCGGATGGATTGCGCCAATTCCAGGCGCATCGACCGCGGCTGTTCGCGCTCGCCTATCGAATGCTCGGATCGGCGAGCGAGGCCGAGGACGCGGTGCAGGAGATCTACCTGCGCTGGGATGGTACCGACCGCAACACCATTCGGTCCGCGGAGGCCTGGTTGACCACCGCGGTCGTGAATCTGTGTCGCAGCTGGCTGCTTTCGGCGCGGGCGCGCCGGGATAGCTATGTCGGGCCGTGGCTGCCCGAACCGGTGCCGACGGCCGCCGGTGAGCTGGGTCCGCTGGAATCGGTGGAGGAGCGCGAGCTGGTTTCGCTGGCGTTGCTGACCGCGATGGAGCGGTTGAGCCCGGTCGAGCGGGCGGTATTCGTACTGCGCGAGGCGTTCGACTATGCCCACCGAGAGATCGCCGACATGCTCACGCTGACCGAGACCAATTCGCAGCAAATCTTCCGGCGGGCCGGCCTGCGAGTCCGGGAAGGACGGCCGCGCTTCGATGTGCCCTCCGACCAGGCTCGCGAGCTGATCGAGCGATTCCTGAAGGCGGCACGCAACGGCGATGTCGAGGCACTGGAGCGGATGCTCGCCGCCGACGCCACCTCGACGGCCGACGGCGGCGATGTCGTCAACACGGCACGGCGTCCGATCGTCGGCGCGAACAATGTCGCGCGCTACCTGATCGGGCTGTTCCGCTGGGAGGTGCCGGGTTTGGAGATCGCGGTGCAGGAACTCAACGGTTCGCCCGCGGTCGTCGCCTGGGTGGCGGGCGACCCGCTGCTCGTCGTCGATGTGGAAACGGCGGGCGATACGGTGACCGCGCTGCGGTTGATCGTGAAT
- a CDS encoding phosphatidylserine decarboxylase encodes MARRPTPPGTPETTGVGHVVDLVRAAIPPLHPAGLPFVAAPLAVAVLGGRRKWVRRSGLFAAAACATFFRHPNRVPPNRAGVVVAPADGEVALVDTASPPPELGLGDQPLPRVSIFLSVLDVHVQRTPVSGIVRAVSHQPGQFRSADLPEASSVNERNSMVLETPDGRQVVVVQIAGLLARRIVCDAKVGDVLTIGDTYGLIRFGSRVDTYFPAGTELLVEPGQRTIGAETVLAVLGSSSAES; translated from the coding sequence GTGGCACGCCGCCCCACCCCGCCCGGCACGCCCGAAACCACCGGAGTCGGCCATGTCGTCGATCTGGTTCGGGCCGCGATTCCCCCGCTGCACCCCGCCGGCCTGCCGTTTGTGGCCGCGCCGTTAGCGGTGGCGGTCCTCGGTGGGCGTCGCAAGTGGGTGCGCCGGAGCGGACTATTCGCCGCGGCGGCCTGCGCCACCTTCTTCCGGCACCCGAACCGGGTGCCGCCGAATCGGGCGGGCGTTGTCGTCGCACCCGCCGACGGTGAGGTCGCACTCGTCGACACCGCTTCTCCGCCACCGGAGTTGGGCCTCGGCGACCAGCCGCTGCCCCGGGTGAGCATCTTCCTCTCGGTGCTCGACGTGCACGTGCAGCGCACGCCGGTCTCCGGCATCGTGCGCGCCGTTTCGCATCAGCCCGGCCAATTCCGCTCGGCCGACCTGCCCGAGGCCAGCTCGGTGAACGAGCGCAACAGCATGGTCTTGGAGACCCCCGACGGCCGGCAGGTCGTCGTCGTCCAGATCGCCGGGCTGCTGGCCCGGCGCATCGTCTGCGACGCGAAGGTCGGTGACGTGCTGACCATCGGCGATACCTACGGGCTGATCCGCTTCGGCTCGCGCGTCGACACCTACTTCCCGGCGGGCACCGAGCTACTTGTCGAGCCGGGACAGCGCACCATCGGGGCCGAAACCGTCCTGGCGGTGTTGGGCTCATCATCCGCCGAGTCATGA
- a CDS encoding CDP-alcohol phosphatidyltransferase family protein, with the protein MEHAVSKPRRSRSIRLLPSIVTILALCAGLSAVKFALDGKLNISLAMVGAAAVLDTLDGRLARMLDATSKMGAELDSLSDAISFGVAPALVLYIALLDSNSAGWIVALMYAVSIVLRLARFNTLMDDDTRPDWSREYFVGVPAPAGALIALVPIALFVQFGDGWWVGFYEVALWTLCAAALSVSTIPTLAMKSVSVAPQAAAGLLVLVAVAAAALVTYPIVLLLVLVALYLGHIPFAWHSQRWVAARPETWEHKPAERRAQRRAQRRMPAIRRPAIRVSSARLRLRRPGGRQRQDEVSR; encoded by the coding sequence ATGGAGCACGCCGTGTCCAAGCCCCGGCGTAGCCGCTCGATCCGGCTGCTGCCGAGCATTGTGACGATCCTGGCGCTGTGCGCCGGATTGTCCGCGGTGAAATTCGCCCTGGACGGCAAGCTCAACATCTCGCTCGCAATGGTCGGCGCCGCGGCGGTGCTCGACACTCTCGACGGGCGGCTGGCCCGCATGCTCGACGCCACCAGCAAGATGGGCGCGGAGCTCGATTCGCTGTCGGACGCCATCTCGTTCGGCGTCGCGCCCGCCCTTGTGCTGTACATCGCGCTACTGGACAGCAATAGCGCAGGCTGGATCGTCGCGCTGATGTACGCGGTGAGCATCGTGCTGCGGCTGGCCCGGTTCAACACCCTGATGGACGACGACACCCGCCCGGATTGGTCGCGCGAATACTTCGTCGGCGTGCCCGCGCCCGCGGGCGCGCTCATCGCGTTGGTGCCGATCGCGTTGTTCGTGCAGTTCGGCGACGGCTGGTGGGTCGGCTTCTACGAGGTCGCGCTGTGGACCCTGTGCGCGGCCGCGCTGTCGGTCAGCACCATCCCCACGCTGGCAATGAAGTCGGTGTCGGTGGCACCGCAGGCCGCCGCGGGCCTGCTCGTGTTGGTCGCGGTCGCCGCGGCGGCGCTGGTCACCTACCCGATTGTGCTGCTGCTGGTGTTGGTCGCGCTGTACCTCGGTCATATCCCGTTCGCCTGGCACTCGCAGCGCTGGGTCGCCGCGCGACCGGAGACCTGGGAGCACAAGCCGGCCGAGCGCCGTGCTCAGCGCCGTGCTCAGCGGCGTATGCCCGCGATCCGTCGCCCGGCCATCCGCGTGTCCAGCGCTCGCTTACGCCTGCGCAGGCCGGGCGGCAGGCAGCGGCAAGACGAGGTGTCACGCTGA
- a CDS encoding FAD-dependent oxidoreductase has translation MTSPAATKPAILSVDDDPGVSRAVVRDLRRRYGAEYRILRAESGATALDALREMKLRGQPVAVLIADYRMPGMDGIEFLEQAMDLHPYARRVLLTAYADTSAAIDAINVVDLDHYLLKPWDPPEEKLYPVLDGLLEAWRGSEQRPVTETKVVGNRWSPRSSEVREFLARNQLPYRWYIADEPEGARLLEAAGADPERCPVVITEAGQTLVQPSDGELAQSVGLSTNPTGDFYDLIVVGGGPAGLGAAVYGASEGLRTVLVERTATGGQAGQSSRIENYLGFPDGVSGSQLADRARRQAAKFGAEVITTREVVGLEVNGSARTVRFADGGRLCAHTVIIATGVDYRRHTAPGVDNFTGRGVYYGSAMTEASECSDHDVYIVGGANSAGQAAVFLSRNARTVHLVIRADSLDKSMSHYLIQQIGQIPNIKVHTRTEVISADGDDHLQQIVLRNNETGAEEKAEAERLFLFIGAAPQTDWLDGVIKRDKAGYVLAGPDLLVDGARPAGWELPRPPHHLETSVPGVFVAGDVHADSAKRVASAVGEGAMAVMLVHRYLA, from the coding sequence GTGACTTCACCCGCTGCTACGAAGCCGGCCATCCTCAGCGTCGACGACGACCCAGGGGTCTCCCGCGCGGTCGTGCGCGACCTGCGCCGCCGCTATGGCGCCGAGTACCGGATTCTGCGCGCGGAATCGGGCGCCACCGCGCTCGACGCGCTTCGTGAGATGAAACTGCGCGGCCAGCCGGTCGCGGTACTGATCGCCGACTACCGGATGCCGGGCATGGACGGCATCGAATTCCTCGAGCAGGCGATGGACCTGCACCCCTACGCCCGCCGCGTGCTGCTGACCGCCTACGCCGACACCAGCGCCGCGATCGACGCGATCAATGTCGTCGATCTCGACCACTATCTGCTCAAGCCGTGGGATCCGCCGGAGGAGAAGCTGTATCCGGTGCTCGACGGGCTGTTGGAGGCCTGGCGCGGCAGCGAGCAGCGGCCGGTGACCGAGACCAAGGTGGTCGGCAACCGCTGGTCGCCACGGTCGTCGGAGGTACGCGAGTTCCTCGCCCGCAACCAACTGCCCTACCGCTGGTATATCGCCGACGAGCCCGAAGGCGCGCGGCTGCTGGAGGCGGCGGGCGCCGATCCGGAGCGATGTCCCGTCGTCATCACCGAAGCCGGGCAGACGCTGGTGCAGCCGAGCGACGGCGAGTTGGCCCAGAGTGTCGGGCTGAGCACGAATCCGACCGGCGACTTCTATGACCTCATCGTGGTCGGTGGTGGCCCCGCGGGTCTGGGCGCGGCGGTCTATGGCGCCTCCGAGGGCCTGCGCACGGTGCTCGTCGAGCGCACGGCAACCGGCGGCCAGGCCGGACAGAGTTCGCGGATCGAGAACTATCTCGGTTTCCCGGATGGCGTGTCCGGATCGCAGCTCGCGGATCGGGCCCGGCGGCAGGCGGCCAAGTTCGGCGCCGAGGTGATCACCACCCGTGAGGTGGTCGGTCTCGAGGTGAACGGGTCCGCGCGCACCGTGCGGTTCGCCGACGGCGGACGGCTCTGCGCGCACACGGTGATCATCGCGACCGGCGTCGACTATCGCCGCCACACCGCTCCCGGCGTCGACAACTTCACCGGGCGCGGTGTCTACTACGGCTCGGCGATGACCGAGGCATCCGAATGCTCCGATCACGACGTCTACATCGTCGGCGGGGCGAATTCGGCGGGCCAGGCCGCGGTCTTCCTGTCCCGCAACGCCCGCACCGTGCACCTGGTCATCCGCGCGGACTCGCTGGACAAGTCCATGTCGCACTATCTGATCCAGCAGATCGGGCAGATACCGAACATCAAGGTGCACACTCGCACCGAGGTGATCTCCGCCGACGGCGACGACCACTTGCAGCAGATCGTGCTGCGCAATAACGAAACCGGCGCCGAGGAGAAGGCCGAGGCCGAGCGGCTGTTCCTGTTCATCGGCGCGGCGCCGCAGACCGACTGGCTCGACGGAGTGATCAAACGGGATAAGGCCGGATACGTACTGGCCGGACCCGATCTGCTCGTCGACGGCGCCAGACCGGCCGGTTGGGAATTACCGCGGCCCCCACACCACTTGGAAACAAGTGTGCCGGGCGTCTTCGTCGCCGGTGATGTGCATGCCGACTCGGCCAAACGCGTGGCTTCCGCAGTCGGTGAGGGTGCTATGGCTGTCATGCTCGTGCACCGGTATCTCGCGTAA
- a CDS encoding SRPBCC family protein gives MPKNLEVTIDIAAPPEQVWAVIGDLKRMPEFSPQCVRMLALGTPKAGTWTFNLNTDGKKYWPTTARIVRYEPNQAFAFRVNENRSIWSYTLEPTSTGTRLIERRDVPNGTTWFSRTAINAALGGEQPFEEELVRGMNETLGKIKTAVEAQA, from the coding sequence TTGCCGAAAAACCTCGAAGTCACGATCGACATCGCCGCACCCCCGGAGCAGGTGTGGGCCGTTATCGGCGACCTGAAGCGGATGCCGGAGTTCAGCCCGCAGTGCGTCAGGATGCTCGCGCTCGGCACGCCGAAGGCGGGCACCTGGACGTTCAACCTCAATACCGACGGCAAGAAGTACTGGCCGACCACCGCGCGGATCGTGCGCTATGAACCCAACCAGGCCTTCGCGTTCCGGGTCAACGAGAACCGCAGCATCTGGAGCTACACGTTGGAGCCGACCTCGACCGGCACCAGGCTGATCGAACGCCGCGATGTCCCCAACGGCACCACCTGGTTCTCTCGCACGGCCATCAACGCCGCGCTCGGTGGCGAGCAGCCGTTCGAAGAGGAACTCGTGCGCGGCATGAACGAGACGCTCGGCAAGATCAAGACAGCGGTCGAGGCGCAGGCGTAG
- a CDS encoding ATP-binding protein: MNSKDTAARSSRLVCDPAELRKLFLFEKLDDEQLEWLCGDGRVETIEPGLVFREGDPATCFYVLMDGEVVLTKLSSGTEIEMVRTDHKGAYAGAWMAYMGDKVDQTYNGSMSVPRPSRFFVLDAGAFARMMHEWFPMAVHMLEGAFFGNRNSNERIAQRERLLALGSLSAGLTHELNNPAAAAVRATSGLRERIAGMRHKLAMMAEGKFDTESLVSLVRLQEEAAAQVAKAPELTPMEAADREDLLGEWLEDHGIGDAWNLAPNFVQAGFDVDWLERVAATLDDCPDQVFQGAIRWLNYTIETELLMNEIADSTTRISSLVGAAKQYSQMDRAPFQVIDIHELLDSTLVMLSRKIGDGVQVVKEYDRTLPQVPCYAAELNQVWTNLIDNAVYAMNGQGTLTIRTRHENDCAVVEIGDTGPGVPAEVRSRIFEPFFTTKPVGEGTGLGLDISFRIVVNKHNGDIQLDSEPGNTRFTVWLPLHRAEENPAEANSADDNRGEPESNAGGQR, translated from the coding sequence ATGAATTCGAAAGATACCGCCGCGCGCAGCAGCCGCCTGGTTTGCGATCCCGCGGAATTGCGCAAGCTCTTTCTCTTCGAGAAGCTCGACGACGAACAACTCGAATGGCTGTGCGGGGACGGGCGGGTGGAAACCATCGAACCCGGTTTGGTTTTCCGTGAGGGCGATCCGGCGACCTGCTTCTATGTACTGATGGACGGCGAGGTGGTCCTCACCAAGCTCTCCAGCGGCACCGAGATCGAAATGGTCCGCACCGACCACAAGGGCGCGTATGCGGGCGCCTGGATGGCCTACATGGGCGACAAAGTCGACCAGACCTACAACGGCTCGATGTCCGTGCCGCGGCCGTCGCGGTTCTTCGTGCTCGACGCCGGCGCCTTCGCCAGGATGATGCACGAGTGGTTCCCCATGGCGGTGCACATGCTGGAGGGCGCGTTCTTCGGCAACCGCAACTCCAACGAACGCATCGCCCAGCGGGAGCGGCTGCTCGCGCTCGGGTCGCTGTCGGCGGGCCTGACCCATGAGCTGAACAACCCCGCCGCCGCCGCGGTCCGCGCTACCTCGGGGCTGCGGGAACGGATCGCCGGGATGCGGCACAAGCTGGCGATGATGGCCGAAGGCAAGTTCGACACGGAATCGCTCGTCTCGCTGGTGCGGCTGCAGGAGGAGGCGGCGGCGCAGGTCGCCAAGGCGCCGGAGTTGACGCCGATGGAAGCCGCCGATCGTGAGGACCTGCTCGGCGAATGGCTGGAGGACCACGGCATCGGCGACGCCTGGAATCTCGCGCCGAACTTCGTCCAGGCAGGCTTCGACGTCGATTGGCTCGAGCGCGTGGCCGCCACCCTCGACGACTGCCCCGACCAGGTGTTCCAGGGCGCGATCCGGTGGCTGAACTACACCATCGAGACCGAGCTGCTGATGAACGAGATCGCCGACTCGACCACGCGAATCTCCTCGCTTGTCGGTGCGGCCAAACAGTATTCGCAGATGGACCGGGCGCCGTTCCAGGTGATCGACATCCACGAGCTGCTCGACAGCACGCTGGTCATGCTCAGTCGCAAGATCGGCGACGGGGTGCAGGTGGTCAAGGAGTACGACCGCACTTTGCCGCAGGTGCCTTGCTATGCAGCGGAATTGAATCAGGTGTGGACCAACCTGATCGACAACGCGGTGTACGCGATGAACGGCCAGGGCACCCTGACGATTCGGACCAGGCACGAAAACGACTGTGCCGTCGTCGAAATCGGCGATACCGGTCCCGGCGTACCCGCCGAGGTGCGTAGTCGAATCTTCGAACCGTTCTTCACCACCAAACCGGTCGGCGAGGGCACCGGCCTCGGCCTGGACATCTCCTTCCGGATCGTGGTGAATAAGCACAACGGCGATATCCAGCTCGATTCGGAGCCGGGCAATACGCGCTTCACCGTCTGGCTGCCGCTGCACCGCGCCGAGGAAAACCCGGCCGAAGCGAACTCGGCCGACGACAATCGAGGCGAACCGGAATCCAACGCAGGAGGACAACGATGA